The following coding sequences are from one Plasmodium knowlesi strain H genome assembly, chromosome: 9 window:
- a CDS encoding methyltransferase, putative, whose product MADEECQSATPVNNNSNNLDDEIDDLIYYVRTDDIVEVKRILQHGNISSINDVKDENENTLLHFACANNNVDMIRFLLYECAIGHNQLNASGNSPLMWAIQNKHYEAVKEVLLFDYLLYSKEYTTVERKKNELYENMREDFSHSSLMKEEYQLSVHAKNKINSMNFFGNIFSDNNYNRLSNGDSGNNVGNNILSGQRETWEEQIRLYKGANKIDLLRKNEFSKNILSEAFNAQDENILHLVLSHPMSSVLDDQGENIMSNVNGVANRQDNAPSGHEDTSFTTNLGDAKIIQECTHQLLISREAKIKNGENEEEAIIRIREIGLNYFGNSFEDGRTSGEEIHSHNDITGINIWECCLTMSKWICDLCVQNNTLFNNKLVLELGAGSGLGSISLFTHANIFRNGTDQGPEQVVISDVNPFTLNNISHNILLNEELFSKLDSTWRNKIKVCNIDWTNEDTYPHQNEQIVTFDYIIGSDLIYDKKIVPSLIHIINLTLKTNGIFLYVYRKNRDGSQEFLEQLKNGNYDIQLFTPPSHYFISPFLNLSQDLYEAKFSEFTDTSNFVMMRCQKY is encoded by the coding sequence aTGGCAGATGAAGAATGCCAGAGTGCTACTCCCGTAAATAACAACAGCAATAACCTGGATGATGAGATCGATGACCTGATTTATTACGTAAGGACGGACGACATTGTGGAAGTTAAAAGAATCCTTCAACATGGGAATATAAGCTCAATTAACGATGTGAaggacgaaaatgaaaacacactccttcattttgcatGCGCAAATAACAATGTAGACATGATTCGCTTTCTGCTATATGAATGCGCAATTGGACATAACCAACTGAATGCCAGTGGAAATAGCCCCCTCATGTGGGCCATACAGAATAAACATTACGAAGCTGTAAAGGAAGTACTACTTTTCGATTACCTTCTATATAGCAAAGAATATACCAcagtggaaaggaaaaaaaacgaactgTATGAAAATATGAGGGAAGATTTTTCGCATAGTTCTCTAATGAAGGAGGAATATCAGCTAAGTGTCCAtgccaaaaataaaataaactcGATGAATTTTTTCGGGAATATTTTCTCTGATAATAATTATAACAGATTGAGCAATGGAGACAGTGGTAACAATGTGggaaataatattttaagcGGTCAGAGAGAAACGTGGGAGGAACAAATTCGCCTATACAAGGGAGCAAACAAAATCGACCTTCTAAGGAAAAACGAATTTAGTAAGAACATTCTGTCGGAGGCATTCAACGCCCAAGACGAAAATATTTTGCACCTTGTTCTGAGCCACCCCATGTCTAGTGTGCTGGACGATCAAGGTGAGAACATAATGAGTAACGTAAACGGCGTAGCCAACCGTCAGGACAACGCACCCAGTGGTCACGAAGACACATCATTCACGACAAACCTGGGAGatgcaaaaataattcaGGAATGCACCCATCAGTTGCTCATCAGCAGGGaggcaaaaataaagaacggggaaaacgaagaagaggCCATTATACGAATAAGAGAAATTGGGCTAAACTATTTTGGAAATTCATTTGAGGATGGCAGAACATCGGGAGAAGAAATCCACTCCCATAATGACATCACAGGGATTAACATTTGGGAGTGCTGTCTCACGATGAGCAAATGGATCTGTGATTTGTGCGTCCAGAATAACACACTTTTTAACAACAAACTAGTGTTGGAACTCGGTGCAGGAAGTGGACTAGGGAGCATTTCACTTTTCACACATGCAAACATTTTTCGCAACGGAACCGACCAAGGACCGGAGCAAGTAGTCATTAGCGATGTAAACCCATTCACTCTAAATAATATTTCGCATAATATCCTATTAAATGAAGAACTCTTTAGCAAACTAGATTCAACATggaggaataaaataaaagtatgCAATATCGATTGGACCAATGAGGATACATATCCACATCAGAACGAGCAAATTGTCACATTTGACTACATTATTGGGAGTGATTTAATATACGATAAAAAAATCGTACCATCACTTATCCATATAATTAACTTAACATTGAAAACAAATGGCATTTTTCTATATGTGTATAGAAAGAACAGGGATGGATCTCAAGAATTCCTGGAACAATTAAAAAACGGGAATTACGACATACAGTTGTTCACCCCCCCGAGTCACTATTTTATTAGCCCCTTTCTCAATTTAAGCCAAGATCTCTACGAGGCAAAGTTCTCCGAATTTACCGACACCTCCAACTTCGTTATGATGCGCTGTCAGAAATATTGA